The following are encoded together in the Limanda limanda chromosome 12, fLimLim1.1, whole genome shotgun sequence genome:
- the grhl1 gene encoding grainyhead-like protein 1 homolog produces MSQEHDNKRAVLVLQNEPGYGGQRRSFTTEDEAWKSFLENPLTAATKAMMSINGDEDSAAALGLLYDYYKVPREKRTITQNKPDALGSDVDPNKRHQIQAGHPNAPLQEAGMENRIQVLKGPFNLLQLSQDKRSQFSAPDTTVTVSIAALPNYPPVKTEVPTHGFSVTVPNNCAGFSVTVPNNCAETDGHVNVFDRQLTHNGVQYSPSNQSRTPPDSTFSESYKDGSQEVFSFPGDLQLRMASMAPEDYTHFNTVPGNNFEYTLEASKSLRQKTGDGTMTYLNKGQFYPITLREIDRQGMQQPITKVRSVVMVVFGEEKCRDDQLKHWKYWHSRQHTAKQRCLDIADYKESFNTIGNIEEISYNAISFTWDTNEEAKIFISVNCLSTDFSSQKGVKGLPLNLQIDTYSYNNRSNKPIHRAFCQIKVFCDKGAERKIRDEERKQSRRKVADVKVPILQKRNDVTIFKMLADHETQPVLFIPDVHFSTFQRHSSGSLPKNEIEGTGSGMKRLPFSDEEFSSPPNKMARVDEPKKVLLYVRKETEEVFDALMLKNPTLKGLMGAISEKYELPLDKVGKVYKKCKKGILVHMDDNIIKHYSNEDTFQISMEEMGGQYKLTLTEI; encoded by the exons TAAACGTGCGGTCCTGGTTCTCCAGAACGAGCCGGGCTATGGCGGCCAGCGTCGATCCTTCACCACAGAAGACGAAGCCTGGAAGTCTTTCCTGGAGAACCCACTGACAGCCGCCACCAAGGCCATGATGAGCATCAATGGAGACGAGGACAGCGCTGCAGCTCTCGGCCTTCTCTACGACTACTACAAG GTGCCCAGGGAAAAGAGAACAATAACCCAGAACAAGCCAGACGCACTGGGCTCAGATGTGGATCCCAACAAAAG ACACCAGATCCAGGCTGGACATCCCAATGCTCCACTGCAGGAGGCCGGGATGGAGAACAGGATCCAAGTCCTCAAGGGGCCCTTCAACCTGCTTCAGTTGTCCCAGGACAAGAGGAGCCAGTTCTCTGCACCAG ACACGACCGTCACAGTTTCCATCGCTGCCTTGCCAAACTACCCGCCCGTCAAGACGGAGGTGCCCACCCACGGCTTCTCAGTGACCGTGCCAAACAACTGCGCCGGCTTCTCAGTGACCGTGCCAAACAACTGCGCCGAAACCGACGGCCACGTGAACGTCTTTGACCGCCAGCTCACCCACAACGGGGTGCAGTACAGCCCCAGCAACCAGTCCCGCACGCCGCCCGACTCCACCTTCTCCGAGAGTTACAAGGACGGTTCCCAGGAG GTGTTTTCCTTCCCGGGAGATCTCCAGTTACGCATGGCCTCCATGGCGCCCGAGGACTACACTCACTTCAACACCGTGCCGGG GAATAACTTTGAGTACACACTGGAGGCGTCCAAGTCTCTGCGTCAGAAGACAGGCGATGGGACGATGACCTACCTCAACAAGGGCCAGTTCTACCCCATCACCCTCAGGGAGATCGACAGACAAGGCATGCAGCAACCCATCACCAAAGTCAGG agtgtggtgatggtggtgttTGGAGAGGAGAAGTGCAGAGATGATCAGCTGAAGCACTGGAAGTACTGGCACTCCAGACAGCACACTGCCAAACAGAGGTGTCTGGATATCG CTGATTACAAGGAGAGCTTCAACACCATTGGCAACATTGAGGAAATTTCCTACAACGCCATTTCCTTCACCTGGGACACAAATGAGGAGGCCAAA ATCTTCATCTCCGTCAACTGTCTGAGCACAGACTTCTCCTCTCAGAAGGGGGTGAAGGGTCTCCCTCTGAACCTGCAGATCGACACCTACAGCTACAACAACCGCAGCAACAAGCCCATCCACCGCGCCTTCTGCCAGATCAAAGTCTTCTGTGACAAGGGAGCGGAGAGGAAGATccgagatgaggagaggaagcagtCCCGCAGGAAAG TTGCAGATGTCAAAGTTCCCATCCTCCAGAAACGCAACGATGTGACCATCTTCAAGATGTTGGCTGACCATGAGACTCAGCCTGTGCTTTTCATTCCTGACGTCCACTTCTCCACCTTCCAGCGCCAC AGTTCTGGTAGTTTACCTAAAAATGAAATTGAGGGAACAG GCTCGGGGATGAAGAGATTACCCTTCAGCGATGAAGAGTTCAGTTCACCCCCAAACAAGATGGCGAGAGTGGACGAACCAAAGAAAg TGCTGCTGTACGTGCGCAAGGAGACGGAGGAAGTGTTCGATGCCCTCATGCTGAAGAATCCCACGCTGAAAGGCCTGATGGGCGCT ATTTCAGAGAAGTACGAGTTGCCTTTGGATAAAGTGGGAAAGGTGTATAAGAAGTGCAAGAAAGG AATTCTAGTCCACATGGACGACAACATCATCAAGCACTACTCCAACGAGGACACCTTCCAGATCAGCATGGAGGAGATGGGTGGCCAATACAAACTCACCCTtactgaaatctga